From Triticum aestivum cultivar Chinese Spring chromosome 4A, IWGSC CS RefSeq v2.1, whole genome shotgun sequence, a single genomic window includes:
- the LOC123082843 gene encoding pectinesterase inhibitor 12-like, which translates to MAMHQQVGLLLTLMLFLAAADGSLAVGTPSAIIRTTCAAVGRPGGEVGYDTCVGLLSADPAAAAAKDAGQLALVATNLTVANVTSTVLVLDDLVKNLRDCLRYYRDMNKTLDAALGDLRAGRVEAASNKLSDASGVPDSCDIQLFEGSAKKNPMRKENTDADLLSRLAYAITDLQLPNPPRHRR; encoded by the coding sequence ATGGCGATGCATCAGCAGGTTGGTTTACTCCTCACCCTCATGCTCTTCCTGGCGGCTGCAGACGGCAGCCTCGCCGTCGGCACTCCGTCCGCGATCATCAGAACGACATGCGCCGCTGTGGGCCGACCCGGCGGGGAAGTGGGTTACGACACCTGCGTGGGCTTGCTCTCGGCCGACCCGGCAGCCGCGGCCGCCAAGGACGCAGGTCAGCTCGCCCTCGTGGCCACCAACCTCACCGTGGCCAACGTCACGTCGACGGTGCTCGTCCTCGACGACCTCGTCAAGAATCTCAGGGACTGCCTCCGCTACTACAGGGACATGAACAAGACCCTGGACGCCGCGCTCGGTGACCTACGTGCCGGGCGCGTCGAGGCGGCGTCCAACAAATTGTCGGATGCCTCTGGAGTGCCCGACAGCTGCGACATCCAATTGTTCGAGGGGAGTGCGAAGAAGAACCCGATGAGGAAGGAGAACACCGACGCCGATTTGCTGTCCCGACTGGCATACGCCATTACTGACTTGCAGCTGCCGAATCCTCCTCGGCACCGACGTTAA